CACGTGGAATCATAATGTCACGTACACGTAATTCTGACATCTCAATGACACCTTCAATCATATCTTTAGTATCATTATCAATCAATTCATTCTCGGCAGAATCACGAATTACTTCGACTAAATCTTCACGATTTTGTGGTTCTCCCTGAAAAAAGCGGTTAAAAATTGATTGGAAAAAGTGTCCTTTTTCAGCATTATTTTGATTGTCATCCATCAGTTATACTCTCTTAATTAAAATATATAGGGAAATTAGCACAATTCTAACGTTTTGGTAATAAAAAATCATTAAAGTCTATTCCTATTTTATTAAAATTAGCTTAGCATAGTAGGGATTTTAGCTATTATATAGGAGTTTATTTAATGAAATTACGTCAAACTGCACTTGCAATCGCTGTATTAAGTACAAGTGCTATCAGTTTTGCAGGTGAACTTTCAGGTTCAAAAATGGTTTCTTTTGTTGCATTTGATGGTCAAAAAGTAACAAGTAAAACAGAGTTGGAAATTAATGATACAAATATACACCAAGTTGTTGTTGAAGTTGGTAGTATTATTAGAGCGGGTTCAGAAAGAGCGTTTTTTGGTTCTGATCCAATTATTTTGACTTTTAAAGGTGAACCAGAAGATATCCATATTAGTACACCAAGAATTGATACGCAATTTGAAGCTAATAAATTTAAAAAATCACCAAAGTTTTATATTAAAACAGCGTCTGGTAAGAACCTTTCTTATAAGTTTGATTATTTAAAAGGTGAAGGCTTTATGCCAAATATGCGTGTTATCGAAAATTTAACGGAATATAATGCAGGTAATGGTGTTGCGGCAGTATCTAATTTTTCATCCAAACAACTCCCTGTTGTCTTACAAAATGTAAAAACGAAGAAAGGGAAGATAACGGTAAGTGGTCAAAATGTAGCGGAACAACAATTACAATATTGGTTCCAGCAAGCAGATAAAGCGACTCAACAACGTTTCCTTAAATGGGCTAAGAAATACTAGTCTTCTTTGATTATAAGCGGTGACTTTATTGTGATTTTTTGCAAATTTTTACTATTAAGTCACCGCTTGTTTTATAGATAAATGATTATGAATAATGTCGATCAAAATGAAATTGCTAAATTTGAGAAAATGGCACAAAGTTGGTGGGATCCGAATGGAGATTTCAAACCTATTCATTTATTAAACCCTCTACGAGTGAGTTATATTGCTGAAAAATCTAACGGATTATTTGGTAAAAAAGTGTTAGATGTCGGTTGTGGTGGTGGCATTTTAAGTGAATCTATGGCAAAAATGGGTGCACAAGTCACAGGGCTTGATATGACCACTGAACCTTTAAATATTGCCAAACAGCACGCACTTCAAAATGGTTTAGAGATTGATTATCAGCAAATTACTATTGAGGAATTTGTTACTCAGCAGCAATCTCAAAATGCTGAAAAATTTGATGTAATTACCTGTATGGAAATGTTGGAGCACGTTCCAGATCCATTATCTATTATTCAAAGTTGTAAAGTGTTATTAAAACCTGATGGAGTACTTTTCTTTTCTACGATCAATCGTACTTTTAAGGCGTATATGTTGGTCATTATTGGGGCTGAATATGTATTGAAAATGCTTCCAAAAGGTACCCACGAGTTTGATAAATTTATAAAACCAGCCGAACTATTGAATTGGTGCGATCAAGCTGAATTAAATTGTAATGAAATTGTAGGCTACCATTTTAATCCTTTAACTGAAAAGTTTAGGCTGAATAATGATGTAAGCAGTAATTATATTGCTCAGTTAACATATAGATAAAATTGATAGTTTGAATTTTCTTATAGTAGAGGTATTGCTATGACACATTATGCAAAAGGTGTTTTGTACATCATTATGGCATATTTTAGCTACTCAATAATGAGTGTATTTGTAAAATTAGCATCATCAACTTTAGTAGCAAGTGAAATTTTATTTGCTCGTTTTATTGTAGGGACTGTGTTGATAGCTCCTTTTATATTCAAGAAAAAAAATCAAACATTAAAAATTAATAATATACCTTTTTTTGTGATAAGGAATGTTGCAGGTATCGGTAGTATGTTATTAATGTTTTATGCTATTCGAGAAATTCCCGTTTCTCTCTCTATTTTATTAATGAATACTGCCGCTCTTTTTGTTCCTCTTATTGTTTTATTGTTATTTAAAACTAAAACAAAAGTGAGTTCTTTGATTTGTGTTATAGTTGGTTTTATTGGTGTTGCTGTTATTGTACAAGTAAACACAAATCAAGATGTATCCTTCTTTTATCTTTTATTAGGAATTGGTAGTGCAATCTTAGCCGCAATAGTTTATTGTAGTTTACAAGAATTAAATAAAAGTAATAGTCCACAAAATATTGTGTTTTATTTTCATTTAACAGGTTCAATTGTTCTTCCATTATTCTTTTTTAATTATTGGACTGCTCCATCACTTTATGAATTATTATTACTGTTTTTAGTTGGATTATTTGGGATTATCTATCAAATATTTTTAACTCAGTCATTTAAGTTTGCAACAGCAACAGAAGTAACACCTTTTACATTTACAGGGGTGATTTTTTCCAGTTTATGTGACTGGTTTATCTGGAATGACTTTCCATCACTTAATTTTTGGATTGGTGCTGTTATCATCATTGGTTCAATTAGTTATTTAGCAAAACTAGATTCAAAATAAATTTTTAGGATAATAAAACTATGCGTTTAGATAAATTTATAGCAGAACAAACAGGATTAACACGCACTCAAGCAACTAAAGCATTAAAAAGCAGTTTGGTCACAGTTAATGACAAAATTATTAAAAGTGGGGCAACTAAAATAACTTCTCAAGATGTAGTTATTTTTGATGAACAGTCGCTTGAATGGCTTGAACAAGGGCAATATTTTATGTTGTATAAGCCACAAGGCTATGTTTGCTCTAATGATGACAGTGAGTATCCAACAGTTTTTGATTTTTTTGATTATCCTTTAAAAGGCAAACTACACTGTGCAGGACGTTTAGATGCGGATACCACAGGATTAGTGCTTTTAACTGATGATGGACAATGGTCGCACCGTATTACCTCACCAAAGCATCAATGTGAAAAAACCTATTTAGTCACTTTAGCCGATCCTGTTGAACCTTTCTACGAGGAAAAATTGCAACAAGGTATTATGTTACGTGGCGAGAAAACGCCAACCCTTCCTGCAAAATTAGAAGTTTTAGATGATTATAATGTTACTTTGACGATTTCAGAGGGGCGTTATCATCAAGTAAAACGTATGTTTGCCGCTTTGGGCAATAAAGTGGAGTTTTTACATCGTTGTAAAATTGGCGGTGTGGCACTAGATAATGCACTTGAAGAAGGGGAATTTAGAGCATTAACAGAAGAAGAAATCACATTCTTCTAAATACTGTTAATGTCTAGGATATTATTGATGGTATTATTTTGTAGATTTATCTATACTCTGCGATTC
This DNA window, taken from Pasteurella skyensis, encodes the following:
- the ubiG gene encoding bifunctional 2-polyprenyl-6-hydroxyphenol methylase/3-demethylubiquinol 3-O-methyltransferase UbiG — encoded protein: MNNVDQNEIAKFEKMAQSWWDPNGDFKPIHLLNPLRVSYIAEKSNGLFGKKVLDVGCGGGILSESMAKMGAQVTGLDMTTEPLNIAKQHALQNGLEIDYQQITIEEFVTQQQSQNAEKFDVITCMEMLEHVPDPLSIIQSCKVLLKPDGVLFFSTINRTFKAYMLVIIGAEYVLKMLPKGTHEFDKFIKPAELLNWCDQAELNCNEIVGYHFNPLTEKFRLNNDVSSNYIAQLTYR
- the rsuA gene encoding 16S rRNA pseudouridine(516) synthase RsuA, yielding MRLDKFIAEQTGLTRTQATKALKSSLVTVNDKIIKSGATKITSQDVVIFDEQSLEWLEQGQYFMLYKPQGYVCSNDDSEYPTVFDFFDYPLKGKLHCAGRLDADTTGLVLLTDDGQWSHRITSPKHQCEKTYLVTLADPVEPFYEEKLQQGIMLRGEKTPTLPAKLEVLDDYNVTLTISEGRYHQVKRMFAALGNKVEFLHRCKIGGVALDNALEEGEFRALTEEEITFF
- a CDS encoding curli polymerization inhibitor CsgI-related protein yields the protein MKLRQTALAIAVLSTSAISFAGELSGSKMVSFVAFDGQKVTSKTELEINDTNIHQVVVEVGSIIRAGSERAFFGSDPIILTFKGEPEDIHISTPRIDTQFEANKFKKSPKFYIKTASGKNLSYKFDYLKGEGFMPNMRVIENLTEYNAGNGVAAVSNFSSKQLPVVLQNVKTKKGKITVSGQNVAEQQLQYWFQQADKATQQRFLKWAKKY
- a CDS encoding DMT family transporter, yielding MTHYAKGVLYIIMAYFSYSIMSVFVKLASSTLVASEILFARFIVGTVLIAPFIFKKKNQTLKINNIPFFVIRNVAGIGSMLLMFYAIREIPVSLSILLMNTAALFVPLIVLLLFKTKTKVSSLICVIVGFIGVAVIVQVNTNQDVSFFYLLLGIGSAILAAIVYCSLQELNKSNSPQNIVFYFHLTGSIVLPLFFFNYWTAPSLYELLLLFLVGLFGIIYQIFLTQSFKFATATEVTPFTFTGVIFSSLCDWFIWNDFPSLNFWIGAVIIIGSISYLAKLDSK